Genomic segment of Arachnia propionica:
TCGTTCAATGGTTTCGAGGCCCTGAGCCCGAGCAAGGTCCTCACCTTGTACCTCAGGGGGTCGGATATTTTCTCGGTCTTCTACATCAAGGGTGAAGCGATGGCCGAGGGCATGGCTCGCACCTTGGAGAACCCCGAGACCTTCGGCGAATGGACCTGCGGAACGACCACCCGGACCGGCAATTCGTCGACTCCGGCAAGCGGTATATCGTGCATCGCCGCCGCTCATGGGGGAGCCGTCATCGCATCCATGGGCCCCAACGGGAAAGCTTCGGAAATCGCCGAGAACGGCAAGGCTTTCCTCGAGGCCTGGAAGTGATTCCCCTCCGACAAGGGGCTCCTCCTCATCGGTTTCGCCAACGACGACGTTCCCCGCAGTAGCATCGCTGTTGGGAACGTCGTTTCCGGAAGAGCCGGAGGAAACCATCATGAGCCATCAGCCTTCCCTGCCGGGGACCGGGCTTCGTGTCGCCTTCGTAACCATGCACACCTCCCCCCTGGAACGCGCCGGAACCGCGGACGCGGGAGGCATGAACGTGCTCATCGCCGCGCTGGCCCGGGCGCTGGGAAGGCTCGGCGTGCGGGTGGATTTCCTGACCCGCCGCACCGACCCCGACCAGCCGGAACGAGAGGACGTGGCCCCGTCGGTGACGCTGCGGCGTCTCCCCGCGGGCCCGCCAACCCCGCTGCCGAAAAGCGAGATCGACCAGCATGTCGACGAGTTCCGGGAGGCCATGGAGGCCCTGGAACCCCACGACCTGATCCATTCCCACCACTGGATGTCGGGGGTGGCGGCGCTGCCCGTCGCCCGCGCCTGGGGGGTGCCGCACGTGATGACCTTCCATTCGGTGGCGGCCCACCCGAACTCGCCGCTGCGCGACGGGGAACCGCCCGAGTCACCTGCCCGGGTCGACGGCGAGGTGGTGTGCGCGGAGCAGTCCGATCTGGTGCTGTGCGTCTCCCGGCACGAGGCGGCCGTGGTCATCGGCCGTTGCGGGGCCGATCCGGAGCGGGTGCGGATCGTGCGCCCCGGCGTCAACGTCGACCTGTTCCATCCCGCCACCCATCCCTGGGCACCACCCGGGATCCGCCCCGGCTACGTCGTGTTCGCCGCGCGGCTGCAACCCCTCAAGGCCCCCGACGTCGCCATCCGCACCATGGCCTGCCTGCCCGATGCCATCCGCCCGGATCTGGCGGTGGTCGGCGAGACCTCGGCGGACTTCACGGACTACGAGGCCGAGCTGCACGCCCTCGTCGGCGACCTCGGGTTGCGCGGGCAGGTGCACTTCCTGCCCGGCCAGGACCGCGAGTCGCTGGCCCGCATCGTGCGGCACGCCTCCGTGATGCTGGTGCCGTCGCACTCCGAGACCTTCGGGTTGATCGCCTTGGAGGCCTCGGCCTCGGGGGTTCCCGTCCTGGCCGCCGCGTCGGGGGGCCTGACCGAAGCCATCTGCAACACCTACACCGGCCTGCTGATCCCCACCCACGACCCCCGCATGTGGGCCGAGGCCCTCGAGGCGCTGCTCGCCAACGAGCCGCGCCGCAAGTTGCTGGGCGCCACCGGGAGGCAGCGGGCGCTGGCGATGACCTGGGAGCGCGCCGCGGAAAATACCCTGCAGCAATACCGGAGGATCCTGTGAAAATCGCCTTCATCCACGCCCACCCCGACGATGAAACCCTCGCCACGGGCGCGCTGATCGCCTGGCTGGTGACCTCCGGACACGAGGTGAGCCTACTGACCGCCACCCGCGGGGAACGCGGCGAGGTGGTGCCGGGGCCGCTGTCGCACCTGGCCGGAACCCCCGCCCTGGAAACCCACCGGGAGGGCGAGCTGGCCGGGGCCCTGAAGGTGCTGGGGGTGTCCCGGCACGCCTTCCTGGGGGATCCGCCCGCCGGTTCGGGGCGCCGCTACCGCGACTCGGGGATGCGCTGGATCCGCGAAGGCCTCGCAGGGCCCGCGGAGGACGCGGAACCGGATTCGCTGTGCGCGGCAGACCTCGACGACGTCGTGGCGGATATCGCCTCCTGGATCCGGACGGTGGACGCCGACCTGGTGGTCTCCTACCACACCGACGGCGGCTACGGGCACCCCGACCACGTCCGCATCCACCACGCATCCCTGGCCGCCGCGCAGCGCACCGGGAAGGGTTTCGCGGCCGTCGTCCACGACCCGGGCGACGGGGGCCGCTGGTTCGACCTGCGCGACCTGCAACCCACTGTGGAAGAGGCCCTGCGACACCACGCCTCCCAGCTCACCGCCCACGGCGACGGCACTCTCACCCACTCCGGTGGCCAGTCGGAGGCGGTGACGACCTCCGTCGGGCTGCTTCCCGCCCCCGAAACCCCGCCGGCCGCTGGCCTGGTGGACTCGCTCGCCGGAACCGGTTGAGTGGTTCCGCCGGGGAATCGCGGTTGCGCAGCACTCAACCCGATTTTCACCCCTCCGGGAGCGATTTTCGCGGTTGGGCGCTGCACAACCGGGTTCTTCCTCCCGGTTGGCGAAAATCCGCCACCCGCCGTCCTCAGCCCAGTCGGATCCACGCGAAGGCCAGCAGCAGGGCGGCGGGCAGCAGGTATTTGCGGGGGTGACGCCAGGCGTCGCGTCGGGTGCGGAGCCCCCGGAGCGGGGCGTGACGCTCCAGCGCGGGAACGGCGAGGGCCTCCAGCGCCGTGACGACGACCACCAGCCCGGCGATCAGCGGCAGGTCGCGGGCACCCAGCAGCCAGTACACCACGCCGGCCCCGGCGTTGAACGTTCCCAGGAACGCGGCGACGGCCACCGCGTAATGCCACCAGGCCAGCGCGGGCTGCCCCAGCATTGTCAGCTGCCTCGCCAGGTCGGGGTCGCCGGAGATCATGGTGGTCAGGGGGCTGTTGACGGCGATCAGCGCCAGCGCCAGCGGGAACCGGAGGCCCTGCTCCCAGGCGGTCACGGTGAACACCGTCGCCACGGCGAACAGCCCCACCGCGTTGATCCACACGACGCGATCCGCCAGCGAGGCGCGCAGGAAGTAGTTGGCCCCCGCCCGTCCGCGCATCGCGGCGGAGCCGCGGGTGAACAGCAGGCCCGTGGCGGGGAGGACGACCAGCCCGGCAGCCAACACGGCGGACAGCGCCGCTGCCACCAGCCACGGCGGCACCACCGTGCAGGCCCATACCGCCAGCCCGTCGAGGGCCACCACCAGCAGCGGCCCGGCCCATCGCGGCCGGGTGCCGGCCGACGCCAGCACGGCCATCACCGACAGGGGACCGCAGGCCGCCACCACGAGCATCGCGCAGACATCCGGCGCGGCGAGTTGCCCCAGCCGCAAGCCGAACAGTGCGGCAGGCATCACGACCTCGGCCACAAGAAGTATCCACGCGGCCGACGCGAGCGCCAGGTTCACCCGGGCCGGGCGGGGCGGCAGCTGGGCGTAATCCCGCATGGATTCCACCCGGAAGGCCGCGTTCACCAGCAGACCCGATGACACCAGCGACGCGGCGGCCACGCCCGCCACGTACGTCATCGGCGGGATCCGGAACTCCACCGTCGGGGCCAGCACCCAGACCAGGCCCCAGATCAGCACATCCACGACGACGCGGCGACGCGTGGTGAGGGCTCGCAGCAGGACCAGGGTCATCGGTGCCGTTCCTTGAGCAGGGCGCGGATGTCGGTTTCGGGATCCAGCGGGTAGGGGCGGCTGAGGTCACCCCCGTCGAGCACGCACAGATGGTCGCAGCACTGGGTGAAACTCTCTGCGACGTGGGAACTCATCAACACCGATCCGGTGTCACGGTAGGCGTTGAGGCTCTCGTAGAGAAACTCGGTGCCCTCGAAATCCAGCCCGTCCACGGGTTCGTCCAGGATGAGCAGGGGCAACCCCAGGCTCAGCCCCGCGATGAGGAAGGCCTTCTTCCTGTTTCCCGTCGACAGGCTTCCGATGGTCTTGCGGCGGAACGGCTCGAACCCGAACCCCGCCACCAGGTCGTCCACGCGCGACGGCTCCGGCGAGCGGCCAAAGACACGGGACGTGAAACGCAGGTAGGGGTCCAGCGACCAGTACGCGAAACCGCTGCTCTCGGTGAACACGGCGTAGCGTCCGAGCTGGAATGCCCTGTCGCGCGGTTGCGTGGCACGGGAGCGCCAGGTCATGTGTTGGAGGCTGGCGTGCTCGTGAACCCCCACGAGCGTGTTGATCAGGGTGGTCTTGCCGGCGCCGTTGGTTCCCAGCAACCCGACCACGGAGTGCTGGCCGATGTCGAGTTCCCCGATGTTCAGCACCGGGGAGCCCGCCTTGTACCACGCGGTCAGTCCCCGCACGGTGAGCAGGGGTTCCGCTGCGTGCCGTGGCCGGTCAGTCATCTTTCTCCCGCGACGAACCTCGCAAGGCGAGCACCGTGCGGACGATGAAGGCAACCCCGCCCAGCCCGAGCACGACGGCCATCAGGGTTTCACCCCGAATGAGCGACAGGACGGTCCCGGCCACGAACAACAACGCCGCCAGGGCGCCGATCACGATGTGACGGTTCATGACGTCACCTCTCCCCGCACCCGGGAATCCGGGGGGAATTCGCAGCTCCCGTCGCACGTCACCGCCGTGGGTGTGACATCGCGCGCCGCCGGGACGGTGGCGCCGCAGTCCAGTAGGGAGCTGGCGATTGATGCGATGGGTTTCATCGGATTCCTCTCCTCGGTGAGTTCGGCTGCCACTTCGTTGCTTTGCAGTCCCACTGTAATCGTCTCCTTGCCAGCAGGGCCTGTACCCGGCTTCAGGATCCCCTCAGCCGTGAGCGTCCCTCCGGCCATGTCCTGCCGCCCTGATCGTCCCTGCGGGCCGGGCGCCGGCCTGTTTGCTCCGGCTTGATTCCAATCCGATACGACGGTCTGAACACGATCCGGATTGCCACGATGGCCCGGGGTCCTTAACTTTTGGCCAGACCTTCCTCAACCCCTGCGGGGGTTTCTCAAACATCCCGCAGGGACCCGGTGAGCGGTCCTAGGCTCGGAAAGATCCTGAGAGCTGGAGAGACCAGCCCGGGTCGCTTTGACGCCACCGGAGGTGTTGAACAATGAAACAACGCAGTGGACGAATCGGCATGGTCGCCGCAGCCGCCGTTGTGCTCCTGCTGTCATCGTGCGGCGGGGATTCGAGGCCGCTGAGCACGGATTCGTGGGGAGCGTCCTTTCCGAGCTCCACCAAGAGCTGGCCGTCGTTCTCCGCGTCCCCGAAACCCCAACCGTCGGAGACCTTCAGTCCGGAGCAGCTGGAGGCGGCGAACACGCTGATCGAGTACTACCGCATCACGGATGAGATATTCACCAATCCCGATGCCGACACACAGCCCCTGAAGGACATCGCCATCGGGGAGAGCCAGACCATACAGATGAAGCATGTAACGGAACGCCGCGCGAAGGGGCAGGTACAGACCGGAACCACGGTCGTCCACATCACCGGCGCCTCGGAACCGGAGGAGACGGATGGCGTGCGGAGCATCGATGTCCAGATGTGCACAGACAGCGAAAAGGTGGACATGATCGATTCCGCGACCGGGAAAAGCGTAGTCCCACCGGGACGGCCTTCGTACCTCCAGTGGAATGTCACCGTGGTAAAGACCAACGACGGCTGGAAATTCGGGGACGCCACGAACGAGACGGTACTCAGATGCCCAGCGTGAAACGCCTCCCCGCCGCCACCGTGGCATTTCTCCTGATGGTGGCCGGTCTGCCAGCACAGCCGGCCCGGGCCGATGCCAATGTCGGATGCGGACAACATGACAGTAGGGGCGGGTCTTGCGACATCACGGTGCGAGTGCCGGGATCCGGCGGCCAACCGGGGAATTCCCCCGCGCAGCCACGCGGGAAACCCACCGGTGGCGGGGGCGGGGGCGGCCAGGAAAGGCCGCACTGGCCCGTGGAGGGCTGCCTCCAGTACGACCCCAGTACGGGAGTGTGCGTCCGTTTCACCCCCTCCGACCCATCACCCGCACCAGCCCCGCGGGAGGCGCCAGAACCCGCAGTCCTGGCCAGGATCGCGATCGGACGCATGGACCTGAAGGCACCCGAGATCGGAATGTGGCCCTCGCCCCTCGAACAGCTCCCGGAGGGCCGCAACTACGTGGGTTGGCACAACTGGATGTGGGTCAACAATCCCGGTAGGGACACGTGGGGGCCGATCACCAAAACCGTCACCGAATCCGGTTACAGCGTCACCGCAACCGCCATGGTCGCGGGGGTGACGTGGGAAATGGGCAACGGCGACACCAAGAAGTGTGGCAAGGGAACCGAACACCCCGAGCACAGAACCCACGACGAGAAGTCACCGGACTGCGGATACGTCTACCACCAACGCGGCGACTTCACGGTCACCGCCACCGCCCACTGGGTCATCAACTGGCGCGGACTCGGCAAGAACGGCACCATCCAGATGGATCTCACCTCGCAGGTTCACACGAGTGTGGTCGAAGTCGTCGCGGTCAATGTCCCGAACGGGAAATACAACCGGTCGTACCCGACCCCGGCACCGTCGCCGAATCCAACCGGCACCCCCACCGCACCTGCCCCCTGCCCCACGAACAACAACAAACACGGCTGCTGAAACCCCTTCCTCACCTGCCGGTTTCGCTTCGGCTCAACCAGCTTCGGCCCCCACTTATCCCCCGAATCCCCCTCCCTTCCCTCTGTGCACGAAACGCGGAAGAAAAACGTTTCAACGTCGTGTGGCGACGTTGAACTGTCGAACCTCCGCGAGTCGTGTACGGGAAAAGCAGGGCGAGGCGCGGGGAGGGCGGTTGGGGACTTGTGGTCGGGTCCGCTGTTCGCCTGCCGGTGGTTTCGACACGGGCTGCTCCTTCGTCGCAGCCCGGCTCAACCGGCTTGGAGAAGATTCCCCGCAGCCCGGCTCAACCGGCTTGGAAAACGTTCCCCACGACCCGGCTCAACCGGCTTGGAAAACGTTCCCCACGACCCGGCTCAACCGGCTTGGAAAACGTTCCCCGCGACCCGGCTCAACCGGCTTGGAAAACGTTCCCCGCGACCCGGCTCAACCGGCTTGGAAAACGTTCCCCGCAGCCCGGCTCAACCAGCTTCGTCTTGTCCTGAAGCTGGTTGAGCCGACCTGCGAGCGTCAGCGAGCCGGTCGTGTCGAAACCAACTCACACATGTCCGGGGAGCCGTGGCCAGGCCTGATGTTCAAGCGCCGAGGGCTTCGACACGGGTCGCGCATTCCTCACGACCCGTTCAGCCGGCCACCCACTCCAGCCGGCCCGCGATCCTTCTCACCGACCCTCCCGGCACCGCGACCGGGCCCTGGCCCCGCCAGGCCAGCACAAGGTCGTCGACGGCGGCGACGTGGATCCGAGTCGCCTCGCTGCCGTGGTTCCGCAACCAACCGAGCAGCACCCGACCCCGGAGAGCGTCCGGCTGCCCTGCGAGGGTGACGACATCGAGGGCGTCGTCCCGGGCGGCCCGGACAAGAGCGAGTTCCGCCAGCTCGTCGAGGAGGTCGGCGTCGCCGCGGGCCAGCTCGGCGGTGCGGGCCAGGCCGACGGCGACGTCACGACCGAGCTCCGAGGCAAGCAGCGCCAGCACCGAGCGGGCACGCACCCGCGCGAACCGCGGGTCGGTGTTCATCGGGTCGTCCCACCACTCGACCCCCCATTCGCGGCAGGCCGCTTCGGTCTCGGCGCGCCGGATCCCCAGCAGCGGCCGCAGGAAGGGGCCACGCCGAACCGACATGCCGGCCAGCGACCGGATGCCGGAGCCGCGCAGCAACCCCAGCAGCACCGTCTCTGCCTGGTCGTCGAGGGTGTGGCCCAGCAGCACGGGATGCCCGTCACACGACAGGGCTGCCAGGCGCGCCTGCCGGGCCGCCGCCTCGATCCCGCCGTCGCGTCCCACCTCGACGCGCCGCACCTCGGCGGCAATGCCACGCGACGTCAGCGCGTCAACCGTCCGCTCCGCCACCTCGGCGGAACCCGCCTGCAGGCCGTGGTCGACGACGACACACCCCGCCTCGGAACGCGTGCGGGGCGCGGCCCACGCGGCCCCCAGCGCGAGCGCCATGGAGTCTGCGCCGCCGGAGACCCCGACGACGACAGGGCCTGCGGGCAGCAACTCCTCCACCGCCCTCCCGACCCTCAACGCGGCGGGTCCGAGTTCACGCCTGGCCACGGCGCCCCTCAACCATGGATCCGCCGCAGCCAGGCGTCGGGGTCGGCGATCTCAGCCACGGTGGGGAGGTTCGCGGGTCCCGCGAAGGCGGCGGTCAGCGCCCCCAGCCCGGCCTGGAGGCCCACGTGTTGGCAGAAGGCCAGGCCGTCGCGGTACTGGAGGCCCTTGTCTAGGCCGGGTATCAGGCGTCGCCAGCCGGTGCCGGCGGCCGGACGGGCGAAGGCCGCGCGCAGCCGGCGCACCGAGGGCACGTGAACCGCCCCTGCGGCGTCCGCCACCAGGTCGGCGTGACCCTCCAGGAGGGTCATGGTGGCGGTGAGGGCGTCGAGGTGCCGCTGCCCCTCGGCGGTGACCAGCAGCGACGCCACCCCCCGGCCCCCGCGGATACCTTCCGTCACCTCCGCCGGGGAGGGGTCGTCGACGCTGAGCGAGGCGATCAGCTTCTCGACGTGACCGAGCAGCCAGGGCGCGGAGTTGAACTGTACCGCGTGGGTTTGTTCGTGGAGACTCACCCACAGCCGCAGGTCGTCGGCGTCGAGGCCGCGTCCGCGCCGCACCTCGACGATGCTCGGGGCCACCAGCATCAGCCTCTCCGACCAAGGGTCGTACTGGCCCAGCAGACCCCGCCCCATCGCCACGAAGGAGATCCCCGCCAACAACCCGTAGCCGATCCCGGCCAGGGTGCGTCGCGGACCGGCGGGCTGCTCCTCGAGCGGCAACCGGCCCAGCAGGTCATCGGCCATCACCGCGGCCCGCCTGGACCATCCTGGACGATCCACCACCACGACCTCCGCGGCGGCCGCGCCGCCCAGACCCGAGTGCTCGACGGCCAGGTCGCCGGCCCGCCGGGCCGCGGCCCTGAGCGCGGCGACCTCGCGCACCGCATCCGGCCGAGAAACACCGGGCCCGGGGTCGGCGAGAAGCCGCTCGACGGCCCGCGCCAGCGGCCAGGAGACGTGGGGTCGGCGCTGCATCAGCAACCGCACCCCGTGATCAGGGCCGCCCCCCGGTCGCTCCACACCTGAGCGGCCCAGCCATCGGTGGAACCGTTGGTCATGAACGCAAAAGCCACCTCGCGGCCATCGGCGGTGACGGTGGTCCCGGCGAGGGTGGACACCAGCGACAGGGTGCCGGTCTTGGCCCGCACGATACCGCGCCCCGCGGTGGAGATCTCGTCGTCGAAACGGTTGGTGAGGGACCCCGAGACCCCGGCGACGGGGAAACCCTCCTGCACGACGGAGGCCCGGGGGGTGATCATCACGTACCGGACCACCCCGGCCAGCATCGACGCGG
This window contains:
- a CDS encoding zinc-dependent metalloprotease; amino-acid sequence: MQRRPHVSWPLARAVERLLADPGPGVSRPDAVREVAALRAAARRAGDLAVEHSGLGGAAAAEVVVVDRPGWSRRAAVMADDLLGRLPLEEQPAGPRRTLAGIGYGLLAGISFVAMGRGLLGQYDPWSERLMLVAPSIVEVRRGRGLDADDLRLWVSLHEQTHAVQFNSAPWLLGHVEKLIASLSVDDPSPAEVTEGIRGGRGVASLLVTAEGQRHLDALTATMTLLEGHADLVADAAGAVHVPSVRRLRAAFARPAAGTGWRRLIPGLDKGLQYRDGLAFCQHVGLQAGLGALTAAFAGPANLPTVAEIADPDAWLRRIHG
- a CDS encoding PIG-L family deacetylase, with amino-acid sequence MKIAFIHAHPDDETLATGALIAWLVTSGHEVSLLTATRGERGEVVPGPLSHLAGTPALETHREGELAGALKVLGVSRHAFLGDPPAGSGRRYRDSGMRWIREGLAGPAEDAEPDSLCAADLDDVVADIASWIRTVDADLVVSYHTDGGYGHPDHVRIHHASLAAAQRTGKGFAAVVHDPGDGGRWFDLRDLQPTVEEALRHHASQLTAHGDGTLTHSGGQSEAVTTSVGLLPAPETPPAAGLVDSLAGTG
- a CDS encoding glycosyltransferase, whose amino-acid sequence is MSHQPSLPGTGLRVAFVTMHTSPLERAGTADAGGMNVLIAALARALGRLGVRVDFLTRRTDPDQPEREDVAPSVTLRRLPAGPPTPLPKSEIDQHVDEFREAMEALEPHDLIHSHHWMSGVAALPVARAWGVPHVMTFHSVAAHPNSPLRDGEPPESPARVDGEVVCAEQSDLVLCVSRHEAAVVIGRCGADPERVRIVRPGVNVDLFHPATHPWAPPGIRPGYVVFAARLQPLKAPDVAIRTMACLPDAIRPDLAVVGETSADFTDYEAELHALVGDLGLRGQVHFLPGQDRESLARIVRHASVMLVPSHSETFGLIALEASASGVPVLAAASGGLTEAICNTYTGLLIPTHDPRMWAEALEALLANEPRRKLLGATGRQRALAMTWERAAENTLQQYRRIL
- a CDS encoding ATP-binding cassette domain-containing protein — encoded protein: MTDRPRHAAEPLLTVRGLTAWYKAGSPVLNIGELDIGQHSVVGLLGTNGAGKTTLINTLVGVHEHASLQHMTWRSRATQPRDRAFQLGRYAVFTESSGFAYWSLDPYLRFTSRVFGRSPEPSRVDDLVAGFGFEPFRRKTIGSLSTGNRKKAFLIAGLSLGLPLLILDEPVDGLDFEGTEFLYESLNAYRDTGSVLMSSHVAESFTQCCDHLCVLDGGDLSRPYPLDPETDIRALLKERHR
- the tilS gene encoding tRNA lysidine(34) synthetase TilS; the encoded protein is MARRELGPAALRVGRAVEELLPAGPVVVGVSGGADSMALALGAAWAAPRTRSEAGCVVVDHGLQAGSAEVAERTVDALTSRGIAAEVRRVEVGRDGGIEAAARQARLAALSCDGHPVLLGHTLDDQAETVLLGLLRGSGIRSLAGMSVRRGPFLRPLLGIRRAETEAACREWGVEWWDDPMNTDPRFARVRARSVLALLASELGRDVAVGLARTAELARGDADLLDELAELALVRAARDDALDVVTLAGQPDALRGRVLLGWLRNHGSEATRIHVAAVDDLVLAWRGQGPVAVPGGSVRRIAGRLEWVAG